Proteins from one Microcaecilia unicolor chromosome 2, aMicUni1.1, whole genome shotgun sequence genomic window:
- the SLC10A3 gene encoding P3 protein, which translates to MAFQALLLIAMLWKVQAKPSPVLNASSNSYLQIGDGSVVEFQFPEKSKGVIIVSSWYREQPAGPQPALLVSSLDTDVLRVENVSRSRESCGNYIVAIRSGSAGLAQLLLQLWDTQEAQLVLLEERKDFRIRVSPVEESENYLGFGHFSENPLLYVLLPLIFINKCAFGCKVELEVLRALPKQPQPLLLGVLGQFVVMPFYGYLLSLLLSLPRALALGLIISCSSPGGGGGYLYSLLLGGDVTLAISMTLISTLAATALMPLSCALYSHLLQVHQTLHVPFLKILVTLLFIAVPISTGMLIKCHFPRLSRLLLLLIKPFSFLLILGGVIMAYRMGAAILWGVQPPIVLAGVSVPLMGLLLGLGLASCLQLPQPQRRTVSIEIGVQNSLLALAVLQLSLQRTQADFASQAPFIVTLSSTSEMLLLVILHLLYKRLWPSP; encoded by the coding sequence ATGGCCTTCCAGGCTCTGCTTCTTATAGCCATGCTGTGGAAGGTTCAGGCCAAGCCCTCCCCTGTCCTGAATGCCAGTAGCAACAGCTACCTACAGATCGGGGATGGCTCTGTTGTGGAGTTCCAGTTTCCTGAGAAGAGTAAAGGTGTGATCATTGTCAGCAGCTGGTACAGAGAGCAGCCAGCTGGGCCACAGCCTGCACTGCTTGTCAGCTCCCTGGACACCGATGTGCTGCGTGTGGAGAATGTGAGCAGGAGCAGAGAAAGCTGTGGTAATTACATTGTGGCCATCCGCTCGGGCTCAGCAGGCCTGGCCCAGCTCCTTCTCCAGCTGTGGGACACACAGGAAGCACAGCTTGTGCTGCTAGAAGAGAGGAAGGATTTCCGCATCAGAGTGTCTCCTGTGGAGGAAAGTGAAAACTACCTGGGGTTTGGGCACTTCTCAGAGAACCCCCTGCTCTATGTCCTCCTGCCCCTCATTTTCATTAACAAGTGTGCATTTGGTTGCAAAGTGGAGCTGGAAGTGCTGCGGGCTCTGCCGAAGCAGCCACAGCCTCTGCTGCTGGGTGTACTGGGGCAGTTTGTGGTCATGCCGTTCTATGGGTACCTGTTATCTttgctcctctctctgccccgtgCTTTGGCACTAGGGCTGATCATCAGCTGCTCTTCTCCAGGTGGAGGTGGGGGCTACCTATATAGCCTCTTGCTGGGGGGGGATGTGACATTAGCCATCTCTATGACACTGATCTCTACACTGGCAGCCACAGCGCTGATGCCTCTGTCTTGTGCCCTGTACAGCCATCTGCTACAGGTGCACCAGACACTGCATGTGCCCTTCCTGAAGATCCTTGTCACCCTTCTCTTCATTGCTGTGCCTATTTCCACTGGTATGCTCATTAAGTGCCACTTTCCCAGGCTGTCCCGCCTACTCTTGCTCCTTATCAAGCCTTTCAGTTTTTTGCTAATCTTGGGAGGGGTCATCATGGCCTACCGAATGGGGGCTGCCATCCTGTGGGGTGTGCAGCCTCCTATCGTGCTGGCAGGAGTCAGCGTGCCACTCATGGGGCTtttgctggggctggggctggcctCCTGCCTCCAGCTACCGCAGCCTCAGCGTCGAACAGTCAGTATTGAGATCGGGGTGCAGAACAGCCTCCTGGCCCTGGCGGTGCTCCAGCTTTCCCTCCAGCGTACACAGGCAGACTTTGCTTCCCAAGCACCTTTCATTGTGACACTGAGCAGCACATCAGAGatgctgctgctagtgatctTGCACTTGCTATACAAGAGGCTGTGGCCCAGTCCCTGA